From the genome of Chitinivibrionales bacterium:
AAAAGCACGACGGCAATATAACCGCAACCGCGGCATCAATCGGCATGGCGCAATCTAATTTGTCCAGAAAACTGAAAGAACTGGGGTTGCGTTGACGTGTTACCGGGTTAGTGCGTTAAAGCGTTAATGCTGCTGAGATATATGAAGCGCCTCTCAACGTTTCATTCTCTCCCTTCTCTTTGTGTGCTTTGGGGTGAGTTCCGTGGGAAGAACTCACTTTGCCGGCTCAACAGCCCGGGCGGCAAGATATTTACATTTGCTTTCCAGGTTCTGCCGTCGTGCAAGCACCATATCGACAACATCGAATCCAGTGGTTAGAAGGGGTTTGATCAGTGAGGCGCCGCATTCGGGTGCGCCGCCGCCTCCGCCGCCGGCAACGCAGATTCCGATCGCTTTCTTTCCGGCGAATTTTGTTGTGCCCTTTTCATTTGTGGAGATCCGGCGCAGACGGTCGGTAAGGGCCCGGAGACTTTCACTCAGATCGCCCCAGTAAACCGGGGTGGCAAAGAGCACGAGATCCGCCTCTGCAATAGCATCAATGATCTGATGAATATCATCATCGATACAGCACCGTCCCTCAAACCGGCACGTACCCCATCCCTGGTTGTCACACTGGCGGCACCGCTCGATTTTCATCGAGGGGAGCATAAAAATATCGACCGAGCTCGCTTCTTTCGCCGCACTTTGACAAAAGGCATTAACCGCCTGCGCGGTCCGACCCTGCGGATTCCGACTTCCCACAACGGCAACTGTTTTCATACGTCCTCTCTTTTAGAACTTGACCTTAGGAGATTCCTTTGCCCCTTCATCCGCCTTGAACAGCGCGGCGCGTTCATAGCCGGCGGCAAAAAAGGTATAAGGGATTCTCCGTATGGTGCTGTTGAATGTTCGCGCCGCTTCGTTATAGCGCCGCCGTTCCACGCCGATCCGGTTTTCGGTTCCGGCAAGCTCATCCTGCAACGCGAGAAAATTGGTGTTTGCCTTCAGATCGGGATACCGTTCTACAACAACAAGGAGTCGTGAGAGCGCCGAGGTTAACTGGTTGTTCGCCTGAATTTTTTCTGCCGGCGTATTAGCTCCGGCTACGCTCGCCCGCGCTCTGGTAACCGCAGTCAACACTTCCTCTTCATGAGACGCATAGCCTTTGACTGTCTCCACCAGATTGGGTATGAGATCCATCCTCCTCTGGAGCTGCGTTTCCACATTGGCCCACTGGGTCTTAACATTTTCATCAAGATCCACCAGGCGGTTGTGTATACCGATATAGCCGCGAATAAGAATAAATCCCACCACGACAATAATGCCGATAATAATAAGTAAAACATTTCTTCCCTTCATACTGCAATCTCCTCTATTTAAAATTTTTCATCGATTATAGCCGTGAGTTGTTTAATTGCCTGTGCATACTCGGGAAACACTGCCGCCATCTTGCTTTTATCTCCCGACTGAAATGTCTGCAGGGTTTTTGTTAACGGTTCTTTTTCGAGGCTATAGGCTTTGTCAATCGCAGCGAACAGCGACAAGCGGTCCCTGGGGACATCCTCGCCCTTTAAATGGAGCATAGCCCGGAAAGATGCAGCAAAATCGTGTATGGAAATTCCCAGAAGGTCTTTTATTTTCCCCGACTTATTCCGGACTTCCAGCCAGTCCTGCATCAAGTGGAGCTGCTTTCCTTTCAATTCTCTTTCTATTTGCAACCTGAGATCTTCGTCTTTAATTGTCAATCCAGCGAGAACATCCTCACCAAACAAAACTTCATAACACCCCCGCATATTGAGAAATTCAACAGGAAAGGAATCCAGAGAGCGGGAGATATACTCTTTATCCATAAACAATGGCCGGGTGAATCGCTTTTTCATCCATTTTTCCTGAATAGCCCCGGACTTTTCAAGTTGCTGCAATGTTGCCTTATTCAGGATAATCAAAAGATTGATATCCGATGATTTTGGATCAAAATCACCCCCGGCAGCACTGCCGAAAAGAATAACCGAAACCAGCTTATCACGATAACAGCTTTTGTATTCATCAGCCGCCTCACGGGCCAATGCTTTCGGATCTTTTATTTCTTTCATGAAAAACTCCCGGGTTTATTAATGATACTGGTCAATGGATCCACCATCCTTATATCTTATCTTTCACTTTCGCCTCTAAAAACCTCTTGTCGCTCCGCCACCGCCGCTCATGCCGCCACCGAAACCGCCACCAAAACCGCCACCGCCGAATCCACCACCAAAACCGCCGTGGCTTCTTCTTCCGCCGCCCAGGAGGCCCGATAGAAGCATCCCCATCAGAATGCCCCGGCCGAAAGGAGTTCCGATAAGAAACATTCCGGCAATCAGCATCAAAATAAGCTTCCCCAGCGACAGGCCCCGCGACGATTGCGGCACCGGCCTCTGTGCAACACGATACTGTTGCGGCATAGTGAGTGAAATATTCTTTTCTTCGGCGATAACCTGCGCCAGCGCTGCTGACACCGTTATGAATCCCTGCGAGTAATCACCCTGCTTGAACAGGGGAACCCCGTACGTATCCAGAATCCTTCCGGCCTTGGCATCGTTGATATACCCCTCGGCACCATAGCCGACTTCGATACGCACTTTGCGAGGATCAAGCGAAAGAAAAACCAATGCTCCTTCATCCTTGCCCTTCGCACCGATTCCCCAGGATTCATACAGTTTGTTTGTATAGTCTTCGATCCAAGTCTCATCCACATCGAGCGTTGGAACGGTTGCTACAACGAGAGCAAAACCGGCCTGATCCCACAGAGCCTGGGCAATAGAAGATATTTTTTGTTCGGTGCCGGCATCGATAACGTTTGCGTAATCGGCGACCGGGCCGGAAGGTTTATTGGGAAATTTCTGCGCAAAAAGAACAGAGAAAGATAATA
Proteins encoded in this window:
- a CDS encoding flavodoxin family protein; amino-acid sequence: MKTVAVVGSRNPQGRTAQAVNAFCQSAAKEASSVDIFMLPSMKIERCRQCDNQGWGTCRFEGRCCIDDDIHQIIDAIAEADLVLFATPVYWGDLSESLRALTDRLRRISTNEKGTTKFAGKKAIGICVAGGGGGGAPECGASLIKPLLTTGFDVVDMVLARRQNLESKCKYLAARAVEPAK
- a CDS encoding LemA family protein; translated protein: MKGRNVLLIIIGIIVVVGFILIRGYIGIHNRLVDLDENVKTQWANVETQLQRRMDLIPNLVETVKGYASHEEEVLTAVTRARASVAGANTPAEKIQANNQLTSALSRLLVVVERYPDLKANTNFLALQDELAGTENRIGVERRRYNEAARTFNSTIRRIPYTFFAAGYERAALFKADEGAKESPKVKF